From a region of the Bradyrhizobium sp. KBS0727 genome:
- a CDS encoding DUF2285 domain-containing protein, translating into MNRPPLDPDVADAAPNESALTPYDEQHVVTYTRLLQAESEGADWREVTRIVLHIDPEREPDRAHNAYLTHLARAKWVTERGRLLRGAGSN; encoded by the coding sequence GTGAATAGACCGCCGCTCGACCCCGACGTCGCTGATGCAGCGCCAAATGAATCGGCGCTGACGCCCTATGATGAGCAGCATGTCGTGACCTACACGCGCCTTTTGCAGGCCGAGAGCGAGGGGGCCGACTGGCGAGAAGTTACACGAATAGTGTTACATATCGATCCAGAGCGAGAACCCGACCGCGCGCACAATGCATACCTGACTCATCTTGCGCGCGCTAAGTGGGTTACAGAGCGGGGACGCCTCTTGCGCGGTGCCGGCTCGAATTAG
- a CDS encoding helix-turn-helix domain-containing protein, protein MKARALVAWNVRRIRVARGIPQEQLAYDAGIDRSYMGGLERQSENPTIDLLDRLAETLGVQLSEFFLQPPKGATTPKTLPKGRKPIRPNRKNK, encoded by the coding sequence ATGAAAGCTCGTGCGCTTGTGGCCTGGAATGTCCGCCGAATCCGCGTGGCTCGCGGTATTCCGCAAGAACAACTGGCATACGATGCCGGGATCGATCGCTCATATATGGGCGGCCTTGAACGGCAATCGGAGAACCCAACGATTGATCTGCTCGACCGGCTAGCCGAAACGCTTGGTGTTCAGTTATCGGAATTCTTTCTTCAGCCGCCCAAAGGAGCGACAACGCCCAAGACGTTACCCAAGGGTCGAAAGCCAATCCGACCAAATCGCAAGAACAAGTAA
- a CDS encoding type II toxin-antitoxin system HipA family toxin: MTSDAKNTQAFVWVWLPDQTEPVVAGLLSASGKQLVFNYGRSYLARKDAIPLYEPELPLRSGILPLMAGLSMPNCIRDAAPDAWGRRIIINRKFGVQSRNVDPGSVDEFTYLLESGSDRIGALDFQTSSANYLAREGAEVSLHELLNAAALVEKGVPLPAELDQVLLHGTSIGGARPKAMITSGGKKFVAKFSSQNDLYGVVKAEYIAMRLAAEVGLTVAPVSLKRAAGKDVLLIERFDRVKMEGGWSRKAMVSALTLLELDELMARYASYEQLATIIRHRFQAPRETLKELFARMLFNILCGNTDDHARNHAAFWNGKELSLTPAYDICPQNRTGGEATQAMLIMGQERASQIALWLKAAPLFLMNNAEAILLATKQVKTIKQRWPAVCDEAKLSKVDRNFLWHRQFLNPYAFLEAPEAVTKLID; this comes from the coding sequence ATGACTTCTGACGCCAAAAACACCCAGGCTTTTGTCTGGGTTTGGCTCCCAGATCAAACAGAACCTGTCGTCGCCGGCCTTCTGTCGGCAAGTGGCAAGCAACTCGTATTCAACTACGGGCGAAGTTACCTCGCGCGCAAGGATGCCATTCCCCTCTATGAACCGGAATTGCCGCTGCGGAGCGGAATCCTGCCGCTTATGGCGGGGTTGAGCATGCCGAACTGCATTCGCGACGCGGCTCCCGACGCATGGGGCCGCCGCATTATCATCAATCGAAAATTCGGAGTGCAAAGCAGGAATGTCGATCCGGGTAGCGTCGATGAGTTCACCTATCTGTTGGAATCCGGTTCAGACCGCATCGGCGCATTGGATTTTCAGACATCCTCAGCGAATTACCTGGCGCGAGAAGGAGCTGAAGTCTCCCTCCACGAGCTCCTGAACGCCGCAGCGCTGGTTGAAAAGGGAGTTCCGCTCCCGGCCGAACTCGACCAAGTTCTTCTCCATGGAACTTCGATCGGAGGTGCACGCCCCAAGGCGATGATCACGTCGGGCGGCAAGAAGTTTGTTGCGAAATTCTCATCGCAGAACGACCTCTACGGCGTCGTCAAGGCCGAGTACATCGCCATGCGTCTGGCCGCCGAAGTCGGCCTGACCGTTGCCCCGGTGAGCCTTAAACGCGCAGCGGGAAAGGACGTCCTTCTTATCGAACGCTTTGATCGCGTGAAAATGGAAGGAGGTTGGAGCCGGAAAGCCATGGTTTCCGCCCTCACGCTGCTTGAGCTCGACGAACTCATGGCCCGCTATGCCAGCTATGAGCAACTCGCGACCATCATCCGGCACCGATTTCAGGCGCCAAGGGAGACGCTCAAAGAGCTCTTTGCTCGAATGCTGTTCAACATTCTCTGTGGAAATACCGATGACCACGCGCGCAATCACGCCGCTTTCTGGAACGGTAAGGAATTGTCATTGACCCCTGCATATGACATCTGTCCGCAAAATCGGACAGGTGGAGAAGCCACCCAAGCCATGCTGATTATGGGCCAGGAGCGCGCAAGCCAAATTGCTCTGTGGCTGAAAGCGGCGCCGCTGTTTTTGATGAACAACGCCGAGGCAATCCTGCTCGCCACCAAACAGGTCAAAACGATCAAGCAGCGCTGGCCAGCGGTATGCGATGAGGCGAAGCTCAGCAAGGTAGATCGGAATTTCCTCTGGCATCGTCAATTTTTGAATCCGTATGCCTTCCTGGAAGCACCGGAAGCTGTAACAAAGCTGATCGATTAG
- a CDS encoding helix-turn-helix transcriptional regulator, whose translation MSKTQRPLSPHAADAVALLGQLIRKARIERKLKAVDVTDRAGISRGLLRRIETGDPGCTIGAVFEVSTIVGVRLFDTDQTALSRAVETNREIMALLPKSVRSPRIEADDDF comes from the coding sequence ATGTCGAAAACCCAACGCCCTCTCTCCCCCCATGCCGCTGACGCGGTGGCCCTTCTTGGCCAGCTCATTCGCAAGGCGCGCATCGAACGCAAGCTCAAGGCCGTCGATGTGACCGACCGGGCAGGGATCTCGCGTGGTCTCCTGCGGCGCATCGAGACGGGCGATCCCGGATGCACGATCGGCGCGGTGTTCGAGGTCTCGACAATTGTCGGCGTGCGACTGTTCGATACCGATCAGACAGCACTATCCAGGGCCGTCGAGACCAATCGCGAAATAATGGCGCTGCTGCCGAAATCGGTTCGCAGTCCACGTATCGAGGCCGACGATGACTTCTGA
- a CDS encoding DUF736 domain-containing protein, with translation MANIGSFKKSGQEFQGEIVTLSLQTRGVRIVPETDRTNDNAPSHRVYVGRAEIGAAWSKRSTEGRDYLSVKLDDPSFNAPIYANLFDDEDAETFTLIWSRSRKPNGD, from the coding sequence ATGGCTAACATCGGCTCATTCAAGAAATCCGGCCAGGAATTCCAGGGCGAGATCGTCACCCTGAGCCTTCAGACCAGGGGCGTCCGCATCGTCCCCGAGACTGACAGGACCAACGACAACGCGCCTAGCCACCGGGTCTATGTCGGTCGCGCCGAGATCGGGGCTGCCTGGTCGAAGCGCTCCACCGAAGGCCGCGATTATCTCTCGGTCAAGCTGGACGATCCGAGCTTCAACGCTCCGATCTACGCCAACCTCTTCGACGACGAAGACGCCGAGACCTTCACCCTCATCTGGTCCCGCAGCCGCAAGCCGAATGGCGACTGA
- a CDS encoding DUF2493 domain-containing protein, which produces MTIERVETDNEQPYAISATDHVLTELQLHGYRPFQDEPDPRPLPEARIVVAAVADIFDAFIASLSETRLEPDLEDLLWSTVNLFHRANERIERELDDNEQAQKRSQRDQDGSEIRSVELERLTAEGMTLIERRNSMEYFRDQAADHFARHTGSHWHPRSGSLVNHRAMTSAVIDSRDFLAAKRRAETEVLLPAGPKIAFTGGLDCNDHRLIWDKLDQVHAKHPDMVLLHGGSPKGAERIAARWADHRKVPQIAFKPDWTRHAKAAPFKRNDEMLDVLPIGVIVFPGTGIQENLADKARKLGIPVCRFGNGGA; this is translated from the coding sequence ATGACGATCGAGCGCGTCGAGACCGACAACGAGCAGCCATACGCCATATCAGCGACTGATCACGTCCTTACCGAACTTCAACTTCACGGCTATCGCCCGTTCCAGGACGAGCCGGACCCGAGACCGCTGCCCGAAGCCCGTATCGTCGTGGCCGCCGTCGCTGACATTTTCGATGCCTTCATCGCGAGCTTGAGCGAAACACGCCTCGAACCTGACCTTGAGGACCTGTTGTGGTCGACCGTCAATCTCTTCCACCGCGCCAACGAGCGCATCGAACGCGAACTCGACGACAACGAACAGGCGCAGAAGCGCAGCCAACGCGATCAGGACGGCTCCGAAATCCGTTCGGTCGAACTGGAGCGTCTCACGGCCGAGGGCATGACGCTGATCGAGCGGCGTAACAGCATGGAGTACTTCCGCGACCAGGCGGCCGATCACTTTGCACGTCATACCGGATCGCACTGGCATCCGCGCAGCGGTTCGTTGGTGAACCACCGCGCCATGACTTCGGCTGTCATCGACAGTCGTGACTTCCTCGCCGCTAAACGCCGGGCCGAGACCGAGGTGCTATTGCCCGCCGGGCCGAAGATCGCCTTCACCGGCGGCCTGGACTGCAATGATCATCGCCTAATCTGGGACAAGCTCGATCAGGTCCACGCCAAACATCCGGATATGGTTCTCTTGCACGGCGGTTCACCGAAGGGCGCCGAACGTATCGCCGCCCGCTGGGCCGACCACCGCAAGGTTCCGCAAATCGCATTCAAACCCGACTGGACCAGACACGCCAAGGCAGCACCTTTCAAGCGCAACGATGAGATGCTCGACGTGCTGCCGATCGGTGTCATCGTCTTCCCCGGCACCGGTATTCAGGAGAACCTGGCTGATAAGGCACGGAAGCTCGGCATCCCCGTCTGTAGATTCGGCAACGGCGGCGCGTGA
- a CDS encoding toprim domain-containing protein: protein MQREASELVHRLARDAEAVCRYYLSNGRRQGSYWLVGDVRNTPGRSMFVRLRESPQRPAGKWTDAATGEHGDLLDIIRQSCGLLDFRDVADEARRFLNQPRPDLEPESGIARTAARSGAPEAARRLFAMSRSIFGTIVEAYLSRRAISNVRHEGSLRFHPRCYHRSAEDSPPEIWPAMVACVTDLDGRITGVHRTWLDPERICKAPIDTPRRAMGNLLGNAVRFDQADDVLAAGEGIETVLSLRCPLPALPMAAALSASHLGAMLFPRTLRRLYVARDRDAAGDAAVTVLTRRAEAAGVEAIVLSPQSKDFNDDLRNSGIDALSAALRIQLAPEDVARFLI from the coding sequence ATGCAGCGCGAGGCCTCCGAACTTGTACACCGTCTCGCGCGTGATGCCGAGGCGGTGTGTCGCTACTATCTTTCGAATGGAAGGCGGCAGGGGAGTTACTGGCTGGTTGGCGATGTCAGAAACACACCGGGCCGCTCCATGTTCGTCCGGCTAAGGGAATCCCCGCAACGACCAGCCGGAAAATGGACAGACGCTGCGACGGGCGAGCACGGCGATCTGCTCGACATCATCCGTCAAAGCTGCGGTCTCCTTGATTTCCGCGACGTCGCGGACGAAGCCCGCCGGTTCCTGAATCAGCCTCGCCCCGATCTCGAGCCGGAATCGGGGATCGCTCGCACCGCAGCCCGGAGCGGGGCACCCGAAGCGGCGCGGCGGCTGTTCGCCATGTCTCGGTCGATCTTCGGGACGATCGTGGAGGCGTATTTGAGTCGTCGTGCCATCTCGAACGTGCGCCATGAAGGTAGCTTGCGCTTCCATCCGCGCTGCTACCATCGGTCCGCCGAAGACTCGCCGCCCGAAATCTGGCCGGCGATGGTCGCGTGCGTCACGGATCTCGACGGCCGAATCACCGGCGTGCACCGCACTTGGCTTGATCCGGAGCGCATCTGTAAGGCGCCGATCGACACGCCCAGGCGAGCGATGGGCAATCTGCTCGGCAACGCAGTCCGCTTTGATCAGGCGGACGATGTGCTTGCTGCCGGCGAAGGCATCGAAACCGTGTTGTCGTTGCGCTGCCCTTTACCGGCATTGCCAATGGCCGCCGCACTTTCAGCAAGTCACCTGGGCGCCATGTTGTTCCCGCGCACGCTGCGCCGGCTCTATGTCGCTCGCGATAGGGATGCAGCCGGAGATGCGGCGGTTACAGTTCTAACGCGGCGCGCAGAGGCGGCCGGCGTTGAGGCAATCGTGCTGTCGCCGCAGTCGAAAGACTTCAACGACGACCTGCGGAATTCCGGCATCGACGCCCTGAGTGCAGCGTTGCGCATTCAACTCGCCCCTGAAGATGTGGCCCGATTCTTGATATGA
- a CDS encoding ArdC family protein: MPRHALKARTGTDRTSFYDDVTRKIIAELEVGRVPWVRPWRTAAANAPFAMPHNAASRRRYNGINVLILWGAVAERGFSGQSWLTFRQALLLGGCVRKGERGTSIVYADRFVPAEELKRARLLGEEAQALPFLKRFTIFNTDQCDGLPSNLSSIAPPPYAVEPQVEALIRATGIDFRIGGDRAFYCPPEDYVQLPPPAAFFEPINWHRTALHELAHASGHSSRLNRDLSGAYGTPKYAFEEIIAEISAAFCCASLGILPTVRHADYIGSWLEVLREDNRAIVRAASQASRAANFLLGFLPDLAAGSTTLAADHDGCDVDPVLAERVRGQTGFCDEPKAERGLRPPVMEI, translated from the coding sequence ATGCCCAGACATGCTTTGAAGGCCCGGACCGGCACCGACCGGACTAGTTTCTATGACGACGTCACCCGTAAAATTATTGCCGAACTGGAGGTTGGGCGCGTGCCCTGGGTCCGGCCCTGGAGAACGGCTGCGGCCAACGCGCCGTTTGCGATGCCTCATAACGCTGCGTCGCGTCGGCGATATAATGGTATCAACGTCCTGATTCTTTGGGGCGCTGTGGCGGAACGGGGGTTTTCAGGCCAGAGCTGGCTCACCTTCCGTCAGGCATTGTTGCTCGGTGGCTGCGTCCGCAAAGGTGAACGCGGTACGTCCATTGTCTATGCTGACCGCTTCGTGCCCGCCGAAGAGTTGAAGCGGGCGAGATTGCTGGGTGAAGAAGCTCAAGCGCTTCCATTCCTTAAGCGCTTTACGATCTTCAACACCGATCAGTGTGACGGCCTGCCCAGTAACCTCTCGAGCATTGCGCCTCCGCCTTATGCAGTCGAGCCGCAGGTCGAAGCGCTGATCCGTGCGACCGGCATCGACTTCCGCATCGGCGGCGACCGTGCCTTCTACTGTCCGCCTGAAGACTACGTTCAGTTGCCGCCTCCAGCTGCTTTCTTCGAGCCGATCAATTGGCACCGGACCGCTCTGCATGAACTGGCGCATGCCAGCGGGCATTCGTCTCGGCTCAACCGGGATTTGTCGGGCGCTTACGGTACTCCAAAATACGCCTTCGAGGAGATCATCGCCGAGATTTCGGCCGCGTTTTGCTGTGCGTCGCTCGGCATTTTGCCCACGGTGCGGCACGCGGACTATATCGGCTCATGGCTCGAGGTGCTGCGCGAGGATAATCGCGCGATCGTGCGGGCCGCTTCGCAAGCCAGCCGGGCCGCCAACTTTCTCCTTGGATTTCTACCCGATCTCGCGGCGGGCTCGACGACCTTGGCTGCCGATCACGACGGGTGCGATGTGGATCCGGTGCTTGCAGAGAGAGTGAGAGGGCAAACGGGTTTCTGTGACGAGCCGAAGGCCGAGAGAGGCCTGCGGCCGCCTGTTATGGAGATCTGA